GAAAGCAGCAATTCCAGTCTGGTGAAAGAGGAGAGGCGCCTGGTCCTCTGCTCCGATTACCGGCACCATGGTGTGCCAGCACGACTTGGTTAAAAGTGTTACGTAAGTCGATAGGATTACGTGGGTAGCGAGATCTGGATGCACGCTTGGATTATATTGGGTGGCACATTTTTAAGTTGGAATTCTCTAATACATCACATATCcacttttgtaaaaatataaaattttatacttgtggaataattttatcaaattaacgAATTGTTGATACACGATGGATATAACTCGAGTttataccttttctttttctctttctcccttcgtcAAGATACAAAAGGAAAACGCTTAAAAAAGTTTATACGGCGAGTTTTAAAACGGTCAGATTTCTGCTTTTCCGAGTGACCATTTTAAATTTgacgaatgaaatgaaatactGAAGCGTATTCATCGAAATGTACCACCCTATAGGTATAGGTTGACTACGTACGTATCGGTAAATCGGCAGAGCGTGATCGTCGAAGCGTGACGGCGAACGTTGCAGCGCGTTGTACCCCTTTGGATaccatacatgtatgtaccaTTTACGTCGAAGCTAGCCACCGAAGATAAAGTAACGATCGTGATCCGCGATGCAAGGGGATTTCGAGAAAGCGATCGCGGACGCGGAAAATCTTCGAACGATCTCGCGCGTCGCCCACGCAGTTTACCGAACGGTCATTCGAACAAAGCTTATATTGCGCTTATACTACCTGCATAAAGTTTTATGTGTAGACATATAGATCTAAACATGTATTTGTTTAGTCATTGCAGAGAGAACTCggagagaacgaacgattaaataaaagaataaataaataaataaataaataaatgaaaagacaAAAGCGAGGAGCTTCACGTCTCGTTTTCTTCATCGTCTTCGGTCGATGGTGAATCGGTTGGCGGCTCGGTCGGCCATTTTCCCGCTGTTGCTGATGGATCAATGGTCGAAGGTGGATCGGTGATCGCTATCGGGCCTAGCGGTTCGGCAGTTTCCGTTTCCTCGCtgacattttcattttcaacggGCTCAGATTCGACCGATGCACTTTGCGGATCGATCGGCGAATTTGATCCCGGATCCGGCATCGGAGGTGTCAATTCGGTGGACGGCACCGTCGTTTTAATTTGACATTGACGGCCCATGTAACCGATCGGACAAATACACCtgtttatatcaaattatatgtTTAATTCCAACGACATTGAAAagacgatataaataaagtcgtataatatcgattataccTATAATCACCGTCTTCCGGTGTCATGCTAACGCAAGTCCCGTTATTTCGACAGACATCGGAATGATCCTCGCAATAAGTTAATTTCTCGTCGCAAAGATCACCGGACCAGCCAGATTCGCATCTACATTCCCATGGTCTTTTGCAGGATCCGTGTAGACATCCTGGATATGGCACGCATTCGGTACAATTTTTACCTCTCCAACCGACACGACACCTGCAGGTATCAGGCCGACGACATCCACCGTGTTCCTTGCTACATCCTGCTGCGCAGATGGCTGTGCGAAGGGAAAATAATCTTGAGAACACGAatggatattattaaaaagatcacTCACGCGTTTGACACAATAGTCCGGTCCAGCCAGGCTCGCATCGACATTCCAGTGGCCCTTGACAAGTTCCATGAACGCATCCTGGTAAAACAGCGCACTGTTTGCATCTTGGTCCTTGCCAGCCTAACCGGCACCTACATCAAACTTtcatgaataatatttatttttcaaccgTCGCTTTTGTATACCTCGTCAACGTTAAACATTTGCCTGGGCAAACCGagtcattgaaaaatatttgacttCGCCTGATATGGCAGGTTACCTTCATTACCAACGGAAAATGATCGATGATACGGTAGAATATACCTGCACTCTCCTGGCTTGTTACAATATCCTTGACTCGGTAGACAATCCTGCGCGCAAATCGGTTCGGAACAGAACAATCCTTTCCATCCGGGATCGCAGGCACACTCGAAACTCACGTTACACCTAAGaaggtcgatcgatcgtcgttaGAAAGAGAAGTTACTTTCCCGATCGACGGTCATCGATCGTTATCGTTGTTAAAATCGACAGCACGAGGCGTCAACGAGGTATTTCATTTCTGCGATTGTCCGTTATAAAGCGAAAGATGCTGCTTATTAGGATGGATCATTCGGCGTGTCATTTAATAatgtcatttaaaaaaaaaaagttcagaCAAGTGTGCAATTTACGTCTGCGGGTTTACCTTCCATGCTGGCAACCAGGTAGAGCCACGCATTTGTCGCATAGCTCGCCGTAGAATCCGATCTTGCACCTGCATTCACCCGGACGTCGACAGAAACCTTGAAGGGGATCGCAGCCTTTTCGACAGATTGGTACGTCACAAAGATCACCGGTCCAACCTATTTGCGATtgaatcgataaattaaaaacgagCGATATATCCGAACGATCGATCCTATCGTTCGTTATGTCAGACCCATCGAAATATATCctacacatttttatttatttaaaaataatgacttACCTAGCAAACATTTCACTTCACCAGCTTCGTCACAAACGTAATGAGAATTTGGATGCTGCGACGCTGGAATCTCGCAAGCTTGTTTCTTCCATTTTGGAACgtatctttaattaatataaacatttaaaagtattttcacGGACCACACTGTACAACCCTAATCTCCCtatatttcctctctctctctctctctctctctctctctcttcaacaAGTAGAAAGTAACTGTTAGAAACGTTTCGAACGTACCTAGGCCCAGCAGCAAAACCAAAAGGCAACACGAGTCCGAAAATAGTCGTTGTCCCTATGGCAATTCCATTGTTCATAGGAACGAGTTCACGGTGACCGATAAAGAGGCTCAAACAAGCAAGAATAGGAGGTAGCATCTTTGCTTGACTACCGAGTCAAGACTGAGGACGAAGACGATCAAGGCTTTGCCTTGGATAACGGGACCTTGTTCGAGGTCACGGCATACTTTCCTAAGAGTAAGCGTGTGTCCGTTGTCGTACGAATGTGCGCGCGTCTATCTCTACATGAAGCGTGTCGTCGACTCCGCTGGGTTTTACTACTATTCGTTCAGGAAGGGTCAATGAACTCGCTCGACGATCCTGGATGAAAACGTTTATCGTCCTCTTTGATCTATCCTAGTAGGATCGGGTAATTCGCCGGCTTCAACGGCGATATGAATTTTTCTCAAGAtcaatttttacgatcgttccgatataattacatgtattttttcgtttatatcttttataaataaagataattacaaatttctcatataataatttcttacatCGTTAGAATCTTAAACATACAGtccaaatttttatatttctaaaattatttacacgaTAATTCTATTGATTATGTACAAATAAATACACAACTTGATGCACTGACGACGAGTGCCAGATCTCTACGTCATAGGAACTCTTTTATACAGTCTGTTCGTTGCAAGCTTCAATTCATTATCTATTATAATCTGCgacgtaaaaaaatatctcgtttCTCTATTCTAAATTTCCTGAGTGTGATATTTGTACGTTCACTGCGGTCTATCGTATGATCTACTTGTTCGCTAACGACAAGACACACGACACTTAAATATCTCAAGTACGTTATTGTCTCGTCGGCGACAATAATCAACTGGGCCCGATCAAACCCTGAGCAATGACAAAATTACTACACTTAAACGTCCTCGACGttcaccttcttcttccttcttaaaAACTTTACGACGGCGATAGCAAAGATTATGATCGCGGCGGCGATACAGGCAGCGTAGACGTCCCAGGGATAGAAATCTTGGAAATTTCTCTTCACTCGTTTGACTTGGATGGAACCTGGCCTGGTATCAACCTCGATAGGGAAACTACCGGGACCCTCGTTCGATGCTATCCTAACGAGATACTTAGTGCCAGGAAAAAGGGAGATTTGAACCGAGTTAGAATCCGTTACTTGGTTACCGATGAGACCTCCAGTTTCTGGTTCCCAGGATACTATATacgattcctttttcttcgaggACTCGTCTTTCTCGACGGCTAAATCTTCGAACGAGTTGCCATTGGTCGATGGACTACCGTCGGTATCGAGAACTTCGTCGTTACGTTCGTCCTTCCTTCTGAAGAAAAATCTCCTAAACACTTCTTCGGAAATTTGTGAATCCTCTTGACTCCTCCATTCTGTTAAAACTTTCTCACCGTATTTTTCAAGGAAGAACTGTCTTACTCTGTCGTTGAATCTCTTTTGTTCAAGATCCTGTTGCCTTCTCAGCTGAGTCGATACGTCTCTCCACGACACAGTAGCCTCGTATAACAGTCCTTCCTTCAAACTCTCCAAAGTGGGCACCCACTCTTGCCAACTGTATTGCTTCATACCTTGTTCCGTGACAACGATGATCCAAGTGTCCGGTCGGAGATTCGGTACTCTACCCCCTGGGTAATAACCCGTGTCTTTCCATTGTTTATGTACCTTTCGCATAACTATGGCCACGTCGAAATTGTCCAAGTTTACCGGACCCTTCCTTGGTGCCGGTAACATCGAGGGCATATACTTTTCTGCTACTCTCGTTTTTCGGTAGGTACATGCTGTCTGGCAAGCTGGACACTGTAATTGCGATACGATATAATTGTTCGTAGGGACCaaatttctcaattttttaatattaacacgGTCgtgaaattacaaaatatcgCCTGGCCCTTACTACGCGCGCAACGATCTgattcgtaaataaaaaaataatggtaaTGAcgtaataaattctattatgTTTGGACGGAAAAACGTTtcctctttaaaaaaaattttaaacgaaactCTAAATCATGCGCTAAGAAATATGACAATTTTGCAAAAGTTTTCGTATTCGAGGTAACGGAAAAAgagattagagaaaaaaaaaagagagaaaaagaaaggactaAGCTCTCTGCCAGagattttcatctttctctcgtagaCGATTTTCTATCCAAGCTTGCTCGATCTTCCGTGAAAATCGACAGGTAGAGACGCTTCTAAGGATTCTAGGTGTACGAGACTAAATGCTCAAACGAACCGGGCCCTCTCGGCCTATTTTTCGGAAGATCGAAGGATTCTTAGATTCCAACGAACTAGGGATCTACTAACTACGATCCTTTTTCCCCTTAGATCCCGTGGGATTATTTTTGACAAGCATGAGAGATCTTTTTTCACTTCATTGGCCATCGCAGCCCTAacaatttcctttctttcttcttttctctctctctctctctctctctctctcttttccacaaAAATTGTTCAAGTTCGCTTCAAAGCCGGACAATCCGTTGAGTACGTCGGagtaaatgagaaaaaaaaaggaaaaagaaaaaacgcatACTTGAGCATAGCGATCGCCTTCGCAAATAGTTTTACTAGTTTCCTCCCATCGTTTTTCCACGGCCTCGCAATTTTGCCAGCACTGtaacagagaaaaataagagagtgTGTTGTTGGAGAGAAGATCGGCTCTCGTGCAAGCAAAAAGCCCTAACACAGCTAAtgtaagaagaagagtaaggTAGAAGAATCctgaagaaggaaagaaagaaataagaagccTCGAAGGAGGCAGGCCATTGAATCGGCGGCGTTGCTGTTGTGGAGGAAAGGGAGGACGAAATCGAGAGGGAAGGATCGGGGAGAAGGACGAGGAGAAGAGGGAAGGTAGCTCGAATTAGCTCCAACCTGTTTCAGCATAACAGGCACTGTCGTTGTtgtctttatatttattgggGTACCCTCTCTCCTcgatttctttcctctccgAACGTTCCTCTTCCCTCGCTAAGACGACTTTGAACTCTTCGTAGAAAACGATATAgactctttttcctcctcaccctctctctttgttaTTTCGTATCGAGAATGTTTATGAAAGGTATCGCGATTGTAATGGAATTGTCTACTAGTATCTATTTACTATAAACTTTCTATACTACTTGATATATCATGGCATCGTAATactatcgtaaaaatattagaaatatcgttacaaaatattacgatatttttacCGCAATTACTATTACCGCAATACTCggattatatacaatataggTGATCTATTCGTTTATATACTGCTTTCCgccatgaatatttttaacagaTATTTATACAAACGAAATATCTTTTCGGGTTGAGAAGTGAAAGCCATTAACAATTTTCGGAAGGGcgtaacgaagaaaagaagccgTGAAAATTGGCAAGGAAGGCGAGATAATCGTCGTTATGGGGGCGTTTTAGGGGTAGGTGTCCCTCGTTAAAGCATcgctttcttcgttcttcgttaCGATTGTTATTCCAATGCAGaacccttccttttcttcctgcTTTAGTATAAATGGATCGCCGTCGTCGCACCCTCTTAACGCGTGCGAGCACGCACGGCAACAtcgatttcttcgaaattaatGAACGCCCTCAGacatcttcctcctcctctccctctcaccctctttcttccttcttttattctttcgattcgaaagagagatagaaagaatagttttatttatagatgAAGGTAATAATTCGCGATAACGTTCGATGAGTGTTATCAAACCGTATCGATCGGTATATCAGATTGTTgactatattttctattattgtaCGAGCCCTTCGTTAATCGAGATTTCCATCTGCTCATCGATAGGGGAACAATGACTATCCCGACTAAAAATAAGGGAGAGTCTTGGGACCACCATGATTTTCCATGGCGCCCCATAAAACCGAACACCAAAAGATTTATAGTCCTTTCGAGAGATCCCCTATTCGATTTCAAACACGATCGAGAAGTAAGTACTTTTTCGTTATAACGCTTTCGAAATagttttcctttcgttttatttttaattagacaTCCTATTTTCTCTATGAGATAAACGAATTTGGATCTGTTTCgtaaataagagaaatgaagTTCGGCTTAAAACGTGAAAAACTCGTGTTACGgagttacttttattttctttgagatAATCTAATTTTATCACGCGGACGCTGACGGATCGTTCTCGTTAACGAAAGACATAGCTCTATCAAATTTCACTTTACTTCGAATTTCTCGTATGAATTTACGAAAATTATACATGtatccgataaaaaaaaagtattatctcTATTACCTCGCTGCAAACGGTTTCCGGTCGACTGGAGAACCAATCGCACGTTCCATCGGTGCTATATCTTCTAAGACACTGTGATCTACACTGTGCGATCCTGACGACCGGACCAAGGTCCAGACAATAAACGAGACTCGCGCACAAACTTAGAATTATCAGCCACGAAACGTTTCCCATGTTGAGACAAATTTGTTTGATCTCACACTCGGTATATTTCTAACGAGATCGCGAGCTCGAAAGATACGAATCTGTAAAAATACGTTTGGATTAGGAAGATACGATACccttgaaaaatttcatccAACTGCGACCCTTCCATCGTTGGAAGCTTCCTTATGTAGGCTACGACCTCCCCACTACTTCCATTTTCACTCCCCCACCCTTCGCAGACTCCTATAGCATcccttataattatttctagcCTGAACTCGTCCCTCGGCATATGGTTGACCGTACTGTACAGTCAGACCGTACCTATCCCAATGTTCTCCCTAAGGctacattattttttcctcctaTACTACTGGAATAAAACTGTTACAGAATTCTTAACTAGTAACGTGCAATTCTCTGTTGTAAAAGTCGTTttcgaaaatgtttaatttaaaaaaaaatctaaactGATTTTTCCAAAcacaatattaatatagattattttttttcctcttttcataCGTATCCTTTTAACACTATATATTGATGGAATATACGTTCTTTTTTAAGGCACATAtcgtgaatttttattttcataccaTCGgaattcattttcctttttgcttttttctttttttttcttaaatctaaTTTCCTATTTATCTTCAGTATGAGTCGAAAAAAGTCTCCTAATACCCTCGTACTATGAACATACGTTTCTCCCTACAATTATCTACAAGTTCCAACATATGGTccagaaattttatttcttccagATACAAAAGTAAAAACCTAACAAAAAACTGCAAATTTCACGATactaattttcattctttttctacgcattttattctcttttaaagTTCTTGATTTCAACAACAAAAATCGTTTCCCCGTAACAAAGAAACCAAACGAAATACGAAACACGAAGTCATTCTGAATCATCGAAAacgtcatatatatgtatgtgtgtgtgtgtgtgtgtgtgtgtgtataataagTTCTAAAGCAAacttagaaagagagagagagagttctaGAATGCTAAAAAGGTCGTCTTTCAACGTGCTAATCCTTAGAAACTAGGAGAAAGCTGTTAGAATTTCACTACGGTTAAAACGCAAGCTAGTCCCTAATCGTctcacttctttcttttaagatGACAAGCAGGAAAAGGTCTgttttctcatattttaaatatttaagcaAATTTAGCATCTAAAAACGCCTACATACTCATTTAACATCCGGGGTTTGGAAaatttctgaaaaaaagaaaggaaaaagaaaataaaaaaagatatacgtaAGATCGAATGATCGAAATTCTAGAGAACGATAAAATGGTCCAGGGATACTCTGCTCCACCCAGCTTCCGAAAATAAAGGTTTGGAAAgcatagaagaagagagaaaaggatagaaatacATATTCAACCGGAAGTCGAATTCTCTGGGTGCTCCGTTCTACGTTACAATGCACAGGATGTGTACAAATAAGGGTATTTGTCTCGCTGCCTGATTGTGGGGTGAAATATACGTGACGTTAAACGAGCCGAGTTTCATCCCTATatgaaaagacagagagagagagtgagggggagggggaggagggagaggagaCGTAGACTTTGAAACGGCCGGTTTATGCCCGGTGGCAATAGAAAAAGGCCTACCGAATAGAGATCCATTCATCTAGGCTACGTTTAGGGGTGGCGCTCAGTTTGGATCTACAAACTTCTATGGAGAATGACATTTTATTGTGCCAGAGTTTTTCTCACACCTGGACTCTGCTACTCTGTTCCGTCACGTTAGATGTTTCACGTTAGCgcttccatctttttttctatctacttATTCCTATGAATTGCTTGGAATTATCATTTGGTTAATGGTTAACTCTTTGTATTTTTGAAATCAATAGTAAttttatgagaaagagaattagaaATGTCGACGCTATGTTCGTTCTGTACTCTTGTTACTTGTACCGTCTTTAAATATAGGCAATAATTCGAACAAATTGAAAGTTAAGATAGagtatttgtaaaatttattgttaacaTAAATAAGTACGAAATCATTCTTTCACACGGGATTTTATCTTTTGATCAAgaccaaaattaaatatttactattCGGATTGCAATATTCCTATTGTTCACGATAAATGTATCTGGCACGCGTTGTCACGTGATTCGAGGAAATTTATCCCGATCGTGAAAGGGAATCCCTAGAGACGCTCGATCCCCTATGCAAAAGGGCTATGCGATTCTATTCTATATATTCAATAAACTTAGATAGAGATTTCCCGAAGCTTTAGGATAACGGCCCACCTCATCGATCTTCGAAGGATCCACTCTATTTCGAGAACAGcgatatgaattatttatcgtttagGAATGATATACGAAGGATTCTTGGGACacgatttcttcgaaaattgtCTAAAATTTCTTTACCAATGCTACATTTAagtaaataatgtttttaatcaaatttcgttataaaataGGAATGAAATCCGTCCAAACCGAAATCATAAACGTAATGCGttactaaaaaaagaaattccatgatacaattataatatcacACATGAATGAAACATGAGAGATTGTTGTTCGCTCGGTTTGCTCGAAAACGATGCAAGTGTTTGTGCTGCTTAGAATTTTCGGACCCGTCAAAATCCTCTCTGAAGGGATTTCGTTGTAGAAACGAGAGGTGTGAGGTGTTTTCGTAGGATCCATAATCCGGAACGGTTTGTCTGTCCACgcattcctctctctctctctctctcgccctctccctttctttctctcctatcaTCTCGTAAGATCTCTCGCACGACCCGCCTCTGTGTATTCACGAGTCTCCTCCACTCGTAAGCGTTCTTGTTTATCGATCGTAATCCTCGCCACGAAGGATTACGTGCTCTCGGTTTTCCGTAAGATCGCGTccatcttctttcattctagtttctttctctttctttctcatcatatcgaaggaaaaaaatcttCTGGacatttgttctttctctttcttcgtctctttccgTTTAATGATTTGAAATTCTGTCCGCGTTTTCTTCTCGAAGatcttctcttttgttcttcCGTCCACGTACGACTATTCCTCGCGTGAAACTGGATATTCTGTGCTCAAGATAAAAGtagaaacaatattttctttcgtcctaCGAGTCGGAATTCTTCAGAAAGATCCGGcgaggaaaagaagattattaGCTACGATGCTtttggataaaaataaaattaagaaaagaaatgtagaaaaagattggaataacaacaaaatacgagacctcgaAGAGATGAAGATAAATATCATTGCAATTTTAATCcacgaataaaagaatgaactttaaaataacaacaatccaaaaaaaatatattaataaaattattgttatacgAACCATAAAAACAATTCAACAAACGTTGTAATACGTAATAAGAATTTCgcagaaaatatcgaaacttATCGATCAACCTAATCGAAAGTTTCAGCCTAACAAAAAAACGAACTTTTTACAGAAGACTGACACGAAAGCTGGCGCAAAATCGATTATGGATAATCctaggaaaataatttgtctGGGCACATTTTCACGAACGATACCTTCTACTTTCACTTTTTA
This DNA window, taken from Vespula vulgaris chromosome 19, iyVesVulg1.1, whole genome shotgun sequence, encodes the following:
- the LOC127070893 gene encoding uncharacterized protein LOC127070893 isoform X1, translating into MGNVSWLIILSLCASLVYCLDLGPVVRIAQCRSQCLRRYSTDGTCDWFSSRPETVCSECWQNCEAVEKRWEETSKTICEGDRYAQCPACQTACTYRKTRVAEKYMPSMLPAPRKGPVNLDNFDVAIVMRKVHKQWKDTGYYPGGRVPNLRPDTWIIVVTEQGMKQYSWQEWVPTLESLKEGLLYEATVSWRDVSTQLRRQQDLEQKRFNDRVRQFFLEKYGEKVLTEWRSQEDSQISEEVFRRFFFRRKDERNDEVLDTDGSPSTNGNSFEDLAVEKDESSKKKESYIVSWEPETGGLIGNQVTDSNSVQISLFPGTKYLVRIASNEGPGSFPIEVDTRPGSIQVKRVKRNFQDFYPWDVYAACIAAAIIIFAIAVVKFLRRKKKVNVEDV
- the LOC127070891 gene encoding delta-like protein 1, coding for MLPPILACLSLFIGHRELVPMNNGIAIGTTTIFGLVLPFGFAAGPRYVPKWKKQACEIPASQHPNSHYVCDEAGEVKCLLGWTGDLCDVPICRKGCDPLQGFCRRPGECRCKIGFYGELCDKCVALPGCQHGRCNVSFECACDPGWKGLFCSEPICAQDCLPSQGYCNKPGECRCRLGWQGPRCKQCAVLPGCVHGTCQGPLECRCEPGWTGLLCQTPICAAGCSKEHGGCRRPDTCRCRVGWRGKNCTECVPYPGCLHGSCKRPWECRCESGWSGDLCDEKLTYCEDHSDVCRNNGTCVSMTPEDGDYRCICPIGYMGRQCQIKTTVPSTELTPPMPDPGSNSPIDPQSASVESEPVENENVSEETETAEPLGPIAITDPPSTIDPSATAGKWPTEPPTDSPSTEDDEENET
- the LOC127070893 gene encoding uncharacterized protein LOC127070893 isoform X2; this encodes MLKQCWQNCEAVEKRWEETSKTICEGDRYAQCPACQTACTYRKTRVAEKYMPSMLPAPRKGPVNLDNFDVAIVMRKVHKQWKDTGYYPGGRVPNLRPDTWIIVVTEQGMKQYSWQEWVPTLESLKEGLLYEATVSWRDVSTQLRRQQDLEQKRFNDRVRQFFLEKYGEKVLTEWRSQEDSQISEEVFRRFFFRRKDERNDEVLDTDGSPSTNGNSFEDLAVEKDESSKKKESYIVSWEPETGGLIGNQVTDSNSVQISLFPGTKYLVRIASNEGPGSFPIEVDTRPGSIQVKRVKRNFQDFYPWDVYAACIAAAIIIFAIAVVKFLRRKKKVNVEDV